A window of Brettanomyces nanus chromosome 2, complete sequence contains these coding sequences:
- a CDS encoding uncharacterized protein (BUSCO:EOG09344DAY), producing the protein MAGFVHDIQKKQHRERAQPQKRKRLGFLEKKKDYRLRAQDYHKKQAQLKILKQKAKNYNEDEYYHAMTTKKTDSRGILISEKDTEILSNDEILLLKTQDTGYLNTMAQREAKKIAKELNDSSTFKSAGQHTVFVESRQEMDDFDAVKYFDTDPSLLYKRENRLRVRQLNGRVDETVGGTVGGTVDGIVDDSPIVGESGDAEGYSKEERDLNKIKKLNSLQQRIQRQKKLRHLNSRLEFQKELMKGGNRKKIETKEGVTTFKWKNQRKR; encoded by the coding sequence ATGGCGGGATTTGTTCACgatattcaaaaaaaaCAGCATAGAGAAAGAGCCCAAcctcaaaaaagaaagcgGTTGGgatttcttgaaaagaaaaaggattaCAGACTCAGAGCACAGGATTATCATAAGAAGCAAGCACAGCTTAAGAtattgaagcagaaagcGAAGAATTACAACGAGGATGAATATTATCATGCCATGACaacaaagaaaacagaTAGTCGAGGAATTCTAATCAGTGAGAAAGATACTGAGATACTTTCCAACGATGAGATACTTTTATTGAAGACACAGGACACTGGATACCTTAATACTATGGCGCAaagagaagccaaaaaGATTGCCAAAGAGTTGAATGATAGCAGCACGTTCAAAAGTGCTGGACAGCATACGGTGTTTGTTGAATCCAGACAAGAGATGGATGATTTCGATGCTGTCAAGTACTTCGACACCGATCCATCTCTATTATATAAGCGAGAGAACAGGCTTCGAGTTCGTCAATTGAATGGAAGAGTGGATGAGACAGTGGGTGGAACAGTGGGTGGAACAGTGGATGGAATAGTGGATGATTCTCCGATTGTGGGTGAATCAGGAGATGCTGAAGGTTATTCCAAGGAGGAAAGAGATCTtaacaagatcaagaagttgaatagTTTACAGCAGAGAATAcagagacagaagaagttgagaCATTTGAACTCAAGACTAGAGTTCCAGAAAGAACTCATGAAAGGCGGtaacagaaagaagatagagaCCAAGGAGGGAGTGACAACATTCAAATGGAAGAACCAGAGGAAGAGATAA
- a CDS encoding uncharacterized protein (EggNog:ENOG41) translates to MPPTIDRLLLNDIWLDQPHAPSKLQSDLDVPALLETTLDVVEKIATLRSRAAKVSIIREIRTYIYDIVIFARNHRFVVGGIPTFVLEDFIQFVQVYATINGYDYVIPEMVKLAAYKLLPLRIKMLKDPYNEPSMFYGSDPELVKQIVDKMDTRIIVEDILNRVQPPV, encoded by the coding sequence ATGCCTCCCACTATTGATCGTTTACTTCTGAACGATATCTGGCTTGATCAACCCCATGCTCCCTCAAAGTTACAGTCAGATTTAGACGTTCCTGCACTTTTGGAAACCACCCTTGACGTCGTCGAGAAGATCGCTACGTTGCGAAGCAGAGCTGCCAAAGTGTCAATTATCAGAGAAATAAGAACCTATATATACGATATCGTGATCTTTGCAAGAAATCATCGTTTCGTCGTCGGTGGAATCCCAACGtttgttcttgaagatttcaTTCAATTCGTTCAGGTATATGCCACCATTAATGGCTATGACTACGTCATCCCTGAAATGGTGAAACTCGCCGCCTACAAGTTGTTACCCTTACGAATAAAAATGCTTAAAGATCCGTACAACGAGCCTTCCATGTTCTATGGAAGCGATCCAGAACTTGTTAAACAAATTGTGGATAAAATGGATACCAGAATTATCGTTGAAGATATTCTAAACAGAGTGCAGCCACCTGTATAA